Proteins encoded in a region of the Bubalus bubalis isolate 160015118507 breed Murrah chromosome 9, NDDB_SH_1, whole genome shotgun sequence genome:
- the FAM193B gene encoding protein FAM193B isoform X2, whose amino-acid sequence MTRRRSRPSGGAGRRERARATGPQKPQAPEPPPPPSLEAGAGAGPPEAPAEPYRDDPREEDEPKLAPGPQVPPTTSQSVQTCCLLCHRERKGWEEGPSQNGLVLQALRTPQRPQLTGSLCHYQNLSSHPHTSLHREHRSPSWQRPGPCLPLHLELWELGHSHSWWEVPLGKPRQQRASPDVYCFTMSLFLPQISLSHTSCKSQSCGGDSHSSSSSSSSSSSSSSSCHGNSGDWDPSSFLSAHKLSGLWNSPHSSGAMPGGSLGSPPTIPGEVFPISEHHRHSDLTAPPNSPTGHHPQPAPLIPSHPGSFGSPPHPHLLPTTPAVHFPAQVSECPVAVAAAPHTPGPCQSPHLPSTSMPLLKMPPPFSGCSHPCSGHCSGHCSGPLLPPPSSQQLPSTHRDPGCKGHKFTHSGLTCQLPQPCEADEGLGEEEDSSSERSSCTSSSTHQRDGKFCDCCYCEFFGHNAPPAAPTSRNYTEIREKLRSRLTRRKEELPMKGGALGGIPGEPAVDHRDVDELLEFINSTEPKVPNSARAAKRARHKLKKKEKEKAQLAAEALKQANRSVSGSRELRPARESLLGWPDRELDRVNSFLNSRLQEIKNTVKDSICASFSMCELSVDSNGFSKEGATEPKPQSLAPSNPSGSSEQRPDINLDLSPLTLGSSQNHMLQAPGEPAPPWAEMRSPHPPWTEVKGPPPGIIPENGLVRRLNTVPNLSRMIWVKTPKPGNPSSEEPSIKGAPGCKQELPEPVASGGKPRKGKRQGNQAKKSEVSPASQSPACLETPSAKGQTPSPKQPSKAPEPPRVDSCAEAGEGSQGTRPGPGWADSPKADKEKGNSWRNWPGEAKARPLEQESVQPPGPARPQSLQQGKGRSRRSRNKQEKSASSLDDVFLPKDMDGVEMDETDREVEYFKSPCQNQLKGVLRSQLPAEGLQFSPSHPHLPAQDPTPRSTILDQPKAE is encoded by the exons GTTCCCCCTACCACCAGCCAGTCTGTGCAGACTTGCTGCCTGCTGTGTCACCGGGAACGCAAAGGCTGGGAAGAAGGCCCTTCCCAGAACGGACTGGTGTTGCAGG CTCTCAGGACTCCCCAAAGGCCACAGCTGACAGGCAGTCTCTGCCACTACCAGAATCTCTCATCACATCCACATACTTCACTTCACAGGGAGCACCGCAGCCCCTCCTGGCAAAGGCCTGGCCCATGTTTGCCCTTGCACCTGGAGTTGTGGGAACTGGGCCATTCCCACAGTTGGTGGGAGGTGCCCCTGGGGAAGCCAAGGCAGCAGAGGGCCAGCCCTGATGTTTACTGTTTTACCATGAGCCTTTTTCTTCCCCAGATCTCCTTGTCACACACATCCTGCAAATCACAGTCTTGTGGGGGTGATTCTCATTCCTCTTCGTCCTCCTCTTCATCGTCCTCTTCCTCGTCCTCCTCCTGCCATGGGAACTCAGGGGACTGGGATCCTAGTTCGTTCCTGTCAGCACATAAGCTCTCGGGCCTCTGGAACTCCCCGCACTCCAGTGGGGCCATGCCAGGTGGCTCACTCGGGAGCCCTCCTACAATCCCTG GTGAGGTTTTCCCCATCTCGGAGCACCACCGGCACTCAGACCTCACTGCTCCACCTAACAGCCCCACCGGCCACCACCCCCAGCCAGCGCCGCTGATCCCATCTCACCCCGGATCCTTTGGCTCACCACCCCACCCGCACCTGCTGCCCACCACCCCAGCAGTGCATTTCCCTGCCCAGGTTTCAGAATGCCCTGTTGCCGTGGCTGCTGCCCCCCACACCCCAGGGCCATGTCAGAGCCCCCACCTTCCCTCCACCAGCATGCCGCTCCTGAAGATGCCTCCTCCATTCTCGGGTTGCAGCCACCCCTGTAGTGGTCACTGCAGCGGGCACTGCAGCgggcccctcctcccaccacccagcTCTCAGCAGCTCCCTAGCACTCACAG GGACCCTGGGTGCAAGGGGCACAAGTTTACCCACAGTGGCCTGACGTGCCAGCTTCCCCAGCCGTGTGAGGCAGACGAGGGGCTGGGCGAGGAAGAGGACAGCAGCTCAGAGCGTAGCTCCTGCACCTCATCCTCCACCCACCAGCGAGATGGGAAGTTCTGTGACTGCTGCTACTGTGAGTTCTTCGGGCACAATGCG ccacccgCTGCCCCGACGAGTCGGAATTATACCGAGATCCGAGAGAAGCTTCGCTCAAGGCTGACCAGGCGCAAAGAGGAGCTGCCCATGAAGGGGGGCGCACTGGGCGGGATCCCTGGGGAGCCCGCCGTGGATCATCGAGATGTGGATGAGCTGCTGGAATTCATCAACAGCACGGAGCCCAAAGTCCCCAACAGCGCCAGGGCTGCCAAGCGGGCCCGGCACAAGCTGAAAAAGAAG GAAAAAGAGAAGGCCCAGTTGGCAGCAGAAGCTCTGAAGCAAGCAAATCGTAGTGTTTCTGGAAGCCGGGAGCTGAGGCCTGCCAGGGAGAGTCTTTTGGGGTGGCCCGATCGGGAGCTGGATCGGGTCAACAGCTTTCTGAACAGCCGTCTACAGGAGATCAAGAACACTGTCAAGGACTCCATCTGTGCCAGCTTCAGTATGTGTGAGCTCAGCGTGGACAGCAATGGCTTCTCTAAGGAAGGGGCCACTGAGCCAAAACCTCAGAGTCTAGCCCCCTCAAACCCCAGTGGCTCCTCAGAGCAAAGGCCTGACATTAACCTTGACCTGTCCCCTTTGACTTTGGGCTCCTCTCAGAACCATATGTTGCAAGCTCCAGGAGAGCCAGCCCCACCATGGGCAGAAATGAGAAGTCCCCAcccaccatggacagaggtgaaGGGCCCCCCTCCTGGTATCATCCCTGAGAATGGGCTAGTGAGGAGACTCAACACCGTGCCCAACCTTTCCCGGATGATCTGGGTCAAGACACCCAAGCCAGGTAACCCTAGCTCTGAGGAGCCAAGCATAAAGGGGGCCCCTGGTTGCAAGCAGGAGCTGCCTGAGCCTGTGGCCTCAGGTGGGAAGCCACGGAAGGGCAAGAGACAGGGTAATCAGGCCAAGAAGAGTGAGGTGAGCCCAGCTTCCCAGTCCCCAGCCTGCCTTGAGACTCCCAGTGCCAAGGGCCAGACCCCTAGCCCCAAGCAGCCAAGCAAGGCCCCAGAGCCTCCCAGAGTGGACAGCTGTGCTGAAGCTGGAGAAGGGAGCCAGGGGACCCGACCAGGACCAGGCTGGGCTGACAGCCCCAAAGCTGACAAGGAGAAGGGCAACTCCTGGCGAAACTGGCCAGGTGAAGCCAAGGCACGGCCTCTGGAGCAGGAGTCTGTACAGCCCCCAGGCCCAGCAAGGCCGCAGAGCTTGCAACAGGGCAAGGGCCGCAGCCGCCGGAGCCGCAACAAGCAGGAGAAGTCAGCCTCCTCCTTGG ACGATGTGTTCCTGCCCAAGGACATGGATGGGGTGGAGATGGATGAGACTGACCGGGAGGTGGAGTACTTCAAGAG cCCCTGCCAGAACCAGCTTAAGGGTGTCCTGAGATCCCAACTGCCAGCCGAAGGTCTACAGTTTTCTCCGTCACATCCCCACCTACCTGCCCAAGACCCCACTCCCCGCTCCACCATCCTGGACCAACCAAAAGCTGAATAG
- the FAM193B gene encoding protein FAM193B isoform X7 codes for MTRRRSRPSGGAGRRERARATGPQKPQAPEPPPPPSLEAGAGAGPPEAPAEPYRDDPREEDEPKLAPGPQVPPTTSQSVQTCCLLCHRERKGWEEGPSQNGLVLQALRTPQRPQLTGSLCHYQNLSSHPHTSLHREHRSPSWQRPGPCLPLHLELWELGHSHSWWEVPLGKPRQQRASPDVYCFTMSLFLPQISLSHTSCKSQSCGGDSHSSSSSSSSSSSSSSSCHGNSGDWDPSSFLSAHKLSGLWNSPHSSGAMPGGSLGSPPTIPGEVFPISEHHRHSDLTAPPNSPTGHHPQPAPLIPSHPGSFGSPPHPHLLPTTPAVHFPAQVSECPVAVAAAPHTPGPCQSPHLPSTSMPLLKMPPPFSGCSHPCSGHCSGHCSGPLLPPPSSQQLPSTHSRDPGCKGHKFTHSGLTCQLPQPCEADEGLGEEEDSSSERSSCTSSSTHQRDGKFCDCCYCEFFGHNAEKEKAQLAAEALKQANRSVSGSRELRPARESLLGWPDRELDRVNSFLNSRLQEIKNTVKDSICASFSMCELSVDSNGFSKEGATEPKPQSLAPSNPSGSSEQRPDINLDLSPLTLGSSQNHMLQAPGEPAPPWAEMRSPHPPWTEVKGPPPGIIPENGLVRRLNTVPNLSRMIWVKTPKPGNPSSEEPSIKGAPGCKQELPEPVASGGKPRKGKRQGNQAKKSEVSPASQSPACLETPSAKGQTPSPKQPSKAPEPPRVDSCAEAGEGSQGTRPGPGWADSPKADKEKGNSWRNWPGEAKARPLEQESVQPPGPARPQSLQQGKGRSRRSRNKQEKSASSLDDVFLPKDMDGVEMDETDREVEYFKSPCQNQLKGVLRSQLPAEGLQFSPSHPHLPAQDPTPRSTILDQPKAE; via the exons GTTCCCCCTACCACCAGCCAGTCTGTGCAGACTTGCTGCCTGCTGTGTCACCGGGAACGCAAAGGCTGGGAAGAAGGCCCTTCCCAGAACGGACTGGTGTTGCAGG CTCTCAGGACTCCCCAAAGGCCACAGCTGACAGGCAGTCTCTGCCACTACCAGAATCTCTCATCACATCCACATACTTCACTTCACAGGGAGCACCGCAGCCCCTCCTGGCAAAGGCCTGGCCCATGTTTGCCCTTGCACCTGGAGTTGTGGGAACTGGGCCATTCCCACAGTTGGTGGGAGGTGCCCCTGGGGAAGCCAAGGCAGCAGAGGGCCAGCCCTGATGTTTACTGTTTTACCATGAGCCTTTTTCTTCCCCAGATCTCCTTGTCACACACATCCTGCAAATCACAGTCTTGTGGGGGTGATTCTCATTCCTCTTCGTCCTCCTCTTCATCGTCCTCTTCCTCGTCCTCCTCCTGCCATGGGAACTCAGGGGACTGGGATCCTAGTTCGTTCCTGTCAGCACATAAGCTCTCGGGCCTCTGGAACTCCCCGCACTCCAGTGGGGCCATGCCAGGTGGCTCACTCGGGAGCCCTCCTACAATCCCTG GTGAGGTTTTCCCCATCTCGGAGCACCACCGGCACTCAGACCTCACTGCTCCACCTAACAGCCCCACCGGCCACCACCCCCAGCCAGCGCCGCTGATCCCATCTCACCCCGGATCCTTTGGCTCACCACCCCACCCGCACCTGCTGCCCACCACCCCAGCAGTGCATTTCCCTGCCCAGGTTTCAGAATGCCCTGTTGCCGTGGCTGCTGCCCCCCACACCCCAGGGCCATGTCAGAGCCCCCACCTTCCCTCCACCAGCATGCCGCTCCTGAAGATGCCTCCTCCATTCTCGGGTTGCAGCCACCCCTGTAGTGGTCACTGCAGCGGGCACTGCAGCgggcccctcctcccaccacccagcTCTCAGCAGCTCCCTAGCACTCACAG CAGGGACCCTGGGTGCAAGGGGCACAAGTTTACCCACAGTGGCCTGACGTGCCAGCTTCCCCAGCCGTGTGAGGCAGACGAGGGGCTGGGCGAGGAAGAGGACAGCAGCTCAGAGCGTAGCTCCTGCACCTCATCCTCCACCCACCAGCGAGATGGGAAGTTCTGTGACTGCTGCTACTGTGAGTTCTTCGGGCACAATGCG GAAAAAGAGAAGGCCCAGTTGGCAGCAGAAGCTCTGAAGCAAGCAAATCGTAGTGTTTCTGGAAGCCGGGAGCTGAGGCCTGCCAGGGAGAGTCTTTTGGGGTGGCCCGATCGGGAGCTGGATCGGGTCAACAGCTTTCTGAACAGCCGTCTACAGGAGATCAAGAACACTGTCAAGGACTCCATCTGTGCCAGCTTCAGTATGTGTGAGCTCAGCGTGGACAGCAATGGCTTCTCTAAGGAAGGGGCCACTGAGCCAAAACCTCAGAGTCTAGCCCCCTCAAACCCCAGTGGCTCCTCAGAGCAAAGGCCTGACATTAACCTTGACCTGTCCCCTTTGACTTTGGGCTCCTCTCAGAACCATATGTTGCAAGCTCCAGGAGAGCCAGCCCCACCATGGGCAGAAATGAGAAGTCCCCAcccaccatggacagaggtgaaGGGCCCCCCTCCTGGTATCATCCCTGAGAATGGGCTAGTGAGGAGACTCAACACCGTGCCCAACCTTTCCCGGATGATCTGGGTCAAGACACCCAAGCCAGGTAACCCTAGCTCTGAGGAGCCAAGCATAAAGGGGGCCCCTGGTTGCAAGCAGGAGCTGCCTGAGCCTGTGGCCTCAGGTGGGAAGCCACGGAAGGGCAAGAGACAGGGTAATCAGGCCAAGAAGAGTGAGGTGAGCCCAGCTTCCCAGTCCCCAGCCTGCCTTGAGACTCCCAGTGCCAAGGGCCAGACCCCTAGCCCCAAGCAGCCAAGCAAGGCCCCAGAGCCTCCCAGAGTGGACAGCTGTGCTGAAGCTGGAGAAGGGAGCCAGGGGACCCGACCAGGACCAGGCTGGGCTGACAGCCCCAAAGCTGACAAGGAGAAGGGCAACTCCTGGCGAAACTGGCCAGGTGAAGCCAAGGCACGGCCTCTGGAGCAGGAGTCTGTACAGCCCCCAGGCCCAGCAAGGCCGCAGAGCTTGCAACAGGGCAAGGGCCGCAGCCGCCGGAGCCGCAACAAGCAGGAGAAGTCAGCCTCCTCCTTGG ACGATGTGTTCCTGCCCAAGGACATGGATGGGGTGGAGATGGATGAGACTGACCGGGAGGTGGAGTACTTCAAGAG cCCCTGCCAGAACCAGCTTAAGGGTGTCCTGAGATCCCAACTGCCAGCCGAAGGTCTACAGTTTTCTCCGTCACATCCCCACCTACCTGCCCAAGACCCCACTCCCCGCTCCACCATCCTGGACCAACCAAAAGCTGAATAG
- the FAM193B gene encoding protein FAM193B isoform X1, translating to MTRRRSRPSGGAGRRERARATGPQKPQAPEPPPPPSLEAGAGAGPPEAPAEPYRDDPREEDEPKLAPGPQVPPTTSQSVQTCCLLCHRERKGWEEGPSQNGLVLQALRTPQRPQLTGSLCHYQNLSSHPHTSLHREHRSPSWQRPGPCLPLHLELWELGHSHSWWEVPLGKPRQQRASPDVYCFTMSLFLPQISLSHTSCKSQSCGGDSHSSSSSSSSSSSSSSSCHGNSGDWDPSSFLSAHKLSGLWNSPHSSGAMPGGSLGSPPTIPGEVFPISEHHRHSDLTAPPNSPTGHHPQPAPLIPSHPGSFGSPPHPHLLPTTPAVHFPAQVSECPVAVAAAPHTPGPCQSPHLPSTSMPLLKMPPPFSGCSHPCSGHCSGHCSGPLLPPPSSQQLPSTHSRDPGCKGHKFTHSGLTCQLPQPCEADEGLGEEEDSSSERSSCTSSSTHQRDGKFCDCCYCEFFGHNAPPAAPTSRNYTEIREKLRSRLTRRKEELPMKGGALGGIPGEPAVDHRDVDELLEFINSTEPKVPNSARAAKRARHKLKKKEKEKAQLAAEALKQANRSVSGSRELRPARESLLGWPDRELDRVNSFLNSRLQEIKNTVKDSICASFSMCELSVDSNGFSKEGATEPKPQSLAPSNPSGSSEQRPDINLDLSPLTLGSSQNHMLQAPGEPAPPWAEMRSPHPPWTEVKGPPPGIIPENGLVRRLNTVPNLSRMIWVKTPKPGNPSSEEPSIKGAPGCKQELPEPVASGGKPRKGKRQGNQAKKSEVSPASQSPACLETPSAKGQTPSPKQPSKAPEPPRVDSCAEAGEGSQGTRPGPGWADSPKADKEKGNSWRNWPGEAKARPLEQESVQPPGPARPQSLQQGKGRSRRSRNKQEKSASSLDDVFLPKDMDGVEMDETDREVEYFKSPCQNQLKGVLRSQLPAEGLQFSPSHPHLPAQDPTPRSTILDQPKAE from the exons GTTCCCCCTACCACCAGCCAGTCTGTGCAGACTTGCTGCCTGCTGTGTCACCGGGAACGCAAAGGCTGGGAAGAAGGCCCTTCCCAGAACGGACTGGTGTTGCAGG CTCTCAGGACTCCCCAAAGGCCACAGCTGACAGGCAGTCTCTGCCACTACCAGAATCTCTCATCACATCCACATACTTCACTTCACAGGGAGCACCGCAGCCCCTCCTGGCAAAGGCCTGGCCCATGTTTGCCCTTGCACCTGGAGTTGTGGGAACTGGGCCATTCCCACAGTTGGTGGGAGGTGCCCCTGGGGAAGCCAAGGCAGCAGAGGGCCAGCCCTGATGTTTACTGTTTTACCATGAGCCTTTTTCTTCCCCAGATCTCCTTGTCACACACATCCTGCAAATCACAGTCTTGTGGGGGTGATTCTCATTCCTCTTCGTCCTCCTCTTCATCGTCCTCTTCCTCGTCCTCCTCCTGCCATGGGAACTCAGGGGACTGGGATCCTAGTTCGTTCCTGTCAGCACATAAGCTCTCGGGCCTCTGGAACTCCCCGCACTCCAGTGGGGCCATGCCAGGTGGCTCACTCGGGAGCCCTCCTACAATCCCTG GTGAGGTTTTCCCCATCTCGGAGCACCACCGGCACTCAGACCTCACTGCTCCACCTAACAGCCCCACCGGCCACCACCCCCAGCCAGCGCCGCTGATCCCATCTCACCCCGGATCCTTTGGCTCACCACCCCACCCGCACCTGCTGCCCACCACCCCAGCAGTGCATTTCCCTGCCCAGGTTTCAGAATGCCCTGTTGCCGTGGCTGCTGCCCCCCACACCCCAGGGCCATGTCAGAGCCCCCACCTTCCCTCCACCAGCATGCCGCTCCTGAAGATGCCTCCTCCATTCTCGGGTTGCAGCCACCCCTGTAGTGGTCACTGCAGCGGGCACTGCAGCgggcccctcctcccaccacccagcTCTCAGCAGCTCCCTAGCACTCACAG CAGGGACCCTGGGTGCAAGGGGCACAAGTTTACCCACAGTGGCCTGACGTGCCAGCTTCCCCAGCCGTGTGAGGCAGACGAGGGGCTGGGCGAGGAAGAGGACAGCAGCTCAGAGCGTAGCTCCTGCACCTCATCCTCCACCCACCAGCGAGATGGGAAGTTCTGTGACTGCTGCTACTGTGAGTTCTTCGGGCACAATGCG ccacccgCTGCCCCGACGAGTCGGAATTATACCGAGATCCGAGAGAAGCTTCGCTCAAGGCTGACCAGGCGCAAAGAGGAGCTGCCCATGAAGGGGGGCGCACTGGGCGGGATCCCTGGGGAGCCCGCCGTGGATCATCGAGATGTGGATGAGCTGCTGGAATTCATCAACAGCACGGAGCCCAAAGTCCCCAACAGCGCCAGGGCTGCCAAGCGGGCCCGGCACAAGCTGAAAAAGAAG GAAAAAGAGAAGGCCCAGTTGGCAGCAGAAGCTCTGAAGCAAGCAAATCGTAGTGTTTCTGGAAGCCGGGAGCTGAGGCCTGCCAGGGAGAGTCTTTTGGGGTGGCCCGATCGGGAGCTGGATCGGGTCAACAGCTTTCTGAACAGCCGTCTACAGGAGATCAAGAACACTGTCAAGGACTCCATCTGTGCCAGCTTCAGTATGTGTGAGCTCAGCGTGGACAGCAATGGCTTCTCTAAGGAAGGGGCCACTGAGCCAAAACCTCAGAGTCTAGCCCCCTCAAACCCCAGTGGCTCCTCAGAGCAAAGGCCTGACATTAACCTTGACCTGTCCCCTTTGACTTTGGGCTCCTCTCAGAACCATATGTTGCAAGCTCCAGGAGAGCCAGCCCCACCATGGGCAGAAATGAGAAGTCCCCAcccaccatggacagaggtgaaGGGCCCCCCTCCTGGTATCATCCCTGAGAATGGGCTAGTGAGGAGACTCAACACCGTGCCCAACCTTTCCCGGATGATCTGGGTCAAGACACCCAAGCCAGGTAACCCTAGCTCTGAGGAGCCAAGCATAAAGGGGGCCCCTGGTTGCAAGCAGGAGCTGCCTGAGCCTGTGGCCTCAGGTGGGAAGCCACGGAAGGGCAAGAGACAGGGTAATCAGGCCAAGAAGAGTGAGGTGAGCCCAGCTTCCCAGTCCCCAGCCTGCCTTGAGACTCCCAGTGCCAAGGGCCAGACCCCTAGCCCCAAGCAGCCAAGCAAGGCCCCAGAGCCTCCCAGAGTGGACAGCTGTGCTGAAGCTGGAGAAGGGAGCCAGGGGACCCGACCAGGACCAGGCTGGGCTGACAGCCCCAAAGCTGACAAGGAGAAGGGCAACTCCTGGCGAAACTGGCCAGGTGAAGCCAAGGCACGGCCTCTGGAGCAGGAGTCTGTACAGCCCCCAGGCCCAGCAAGGCCGCAGAGCTTGCAACAGGGCAAGGGCCGCAGCCGCCGGAGCCGCAACAAGCAGGAGAAGTCAGCCTCCTCCTTGG ACGATGTGTTCCTGCCCAAGGACATGGATGGGGTGGAGATGGATGAGACTGACCGGGAGGTGGAGTACTTCAAGAG cCCCTGCCAGAACCAGCTTAAGGGTGTCCTGAGATCCCAACTGCCAGCCGAAGGTCTACAGTTTTCTCCGTCACATCCCCACCTACCTGCCCAAGACCCCACTCCCCGCTCCACCATCCTGGACCAACCAAAAGCTGAATAG
- the FAM193B gene encoding protein FAM193B isoform X3 — protein MTRRRSRPSGGAGRRERARATGPQKPQAPEPPPPPSLEAGAGAGPPEAPAEPYRDDPREEDEPKLAPGPQVPPTTSQSVQTCCLLCHRERKGWEEGPSQNGLVLQALRTPQRPQLTGSLCHYQNLSSHPHTSLHREHRSPSWQRPGPCLPLHLELWELGHSHSWWEVPLGKPRQQRASPDVYCFTMSLFLPQISLSHTSCKSQSCGGDSHSSSSSSSSSSSSSSSCHGNSGDWDPSSFLSAHKLSGLWNSPHSSGAMPGGSLGSPPTIPGEVFPISEHHRHSDLTAPPNSPTGHHPQPAPLIPSHPGSFGSPPHPHLLPTTPAVHFPAQVSECPVAVAAAPHTPGPCQSPHLPSTSMPLLKMPPPFSGCSHPCSGHCSGHCSGPLLPPPSSQQLPSTHSRDPGCKGHKFTHSGLTCQLPQPCEADEGLGEEEDSSSERSSCTSSSTHQRDGKFCDCCYCEFFGHNAPPAAPTSRNYTEIREKLRSRLTRRKEELPMKGGALGGIPGEPAVDHRDVDELLEFINSTEPKVPNSARAAKRARHKLKKKEKEKAQLAAEALKQANRSVSGSRELRPARESLLGWPDRELDRVNSFLNSRLQEIKNTVKDSICASFSMCELSVDSNGFSKEGATEPKPQSLAPSNPSGSSEQRPDINLDLSPLTLGSSQNHMLQAPGEPAPPWAEMRSPHPPWTEVKGPPPGIIPENGLVRRLNTVPNLSRMIWVKTPKPGNPSSEEPSIKGAPGCKQELPEPVASGGKPRKGKRQGNQAKKSEVSPASQSPACLETPSAKGQTPSPKQPSKAPEPPRVDSCAEAGEGSQGTRPGPGWADSPKADKEKGNSWRNWPGEAKARPLEQESVQPPGPARPQSLQQGKGRSRRSRNKQEKSASSLDDVFLPKDMDGVEMDETDREVEYFKRFCLDSAKQTRQKVAVNWTNFSLKKTTPSTAQ, from the exons GTTCCCCCTACCACCAGCCAGTCTGTGCAGACTTGCTGCCTGCTGTGTCACCGGGAACGCAAAGGCTGGGAAGAAGGCCCTTCCCAGAACGGACTGGTGTTGCAGG CTCTCAGGACTCCCCAAAGGCCACAGCTGACAGGCAGTCTCTGCCACTACCAGAATCTCTCATCACATCCACATACTTCACTTCACAGGGAGCACCGCAGCCCCTCCTGGCAAAGGCCTGGCCCATGTTTGCCCTTGCACCTGGAGTTGTGGGAACTGGGCCATTCCCACAGTTGGTGGGAGGTGCCCCTGGGGAAGCCAAGGCAGCAGAGGGCCAGCCCTGATGTTTACTGTTTTACCATGAGCCTTTTTCTTCCCCAGATCTCCTTGTCACACACATCCTGCAAATCACAGTCTTGTGGGGGTGATTCTCATTCCTCTTCGTCCTCCTCTTCATCGTCCTCTTCCTCGTCCTCCTCCTGCCATGGGAACTCAGGGGACTGGGATCCTAGTTCGTTCCTGTCAGCACATAAGCTCTCGGGCCTCTGGAACTCCCCGCACTCCAGTGGGGCCATGCCAGGTGGCTCACTCGGGAGCCCTCCTACAATCCCTG GTGAGGTTTTCCCCATCTCGGAGCACCACCGGCACTCAGACCTCACTGCTCCACCTAACAGCCCCACCGGCCACCACCCCCAGCCAGCGCCGCTGATCCCATCTCACCCCGGATCCTTTGGCTCACCACCCCACCCGCACCTGCTGCCCACCACCCCAGCAGTGCATTTCCCTGCCCAGGTTTCAGAATGCCCTGTTGCCGTGGCTGCTGCCCCCCACACCCCAGGGCCATGTCAGAGCCCCCACCTTCCCTCCACCAGCATGCCGCTCCTGAAGATGCCTCCTCCATTCTCGGGTTGCAGCCACCCCTGTAGTGGTCACTGCAGCGGGCACTGCAGCgggcccctcctcccaccacccagcTCTCAGCAGCTCCCTAGCACTCACAG CAGGGACCCTGGGTGCAAGGGGCACAAGTTTACCCACAGTGGCCTGACGTGCCAGCTTCCCCAGCCGTGTGAGGCAGACGAGGGGCTGGGCGAGGAAGAGGACAGCAGCTCAGAGCGTAGCTCCTGCACCTCATCCTCCACCCACCAGCGAGATGGGAAGTTCTGTGACTGCTGCTACTGTGAGTTCTTCGGGCACAATGCG ccacccgCTGCCCCGACGAGTCGGAATTATACCGAGATCCGAGAGAAGCTTCGCTCAAGGCTGACCAGGCGCAAAGAGGAGCTGCCCATGAAGGGGGGCGCACTGGGCGGGATCCCTGGGGAGCCCGCCGTGGATCATCGAGATGTGGATGAGCTGCTGGAATTCATCAACAGCACGGAGCCCAAAGTCCCCAACAGCGCCAGGGCTGCCAAGCGGGCCCGGCACAAGCTGAAAAAGAAG GAAAAAGAGAAGGCCCAGTTGGCAGCAGAAGCTCTGAAGCAAGCAAATCGTAGTGTTTCTGGAAGCCGGGAGCTGAGGCCTGCCAGGGAGAGTCTTTTGGGGTGGCCCGATCGGGAGCTGGATCGGGTCAACAGCTTTCTGAACAGCCGTCTACAGGAGATCAAGAACACTGTCAAGGACTCCATCTGTGCCAGCTTCAGTATGTGTGAGCTCAGCGTGGACAGCAATGGCTTCTCTAAGGAAGGGGCCACTGAGCCAAAACCTCAGAGTCTAGCCCCCTCAAACCCCAGTGGCTCCTCAGAGCAAAGGCCTGACATTAACCTTGACCTGTCCCCTTTGACTTTGGGCTCCTCTCAGAACCATATGTTGCAAGCTCCAGGAGAGCCAGCCCCACCATGGGCAGAAATGAGAAGTCCCCAcccaccatggacagaggtgaaGGGCCCCCCTCCTGGTATCATCCCTGAGAATGGGCTAGTGAGGAGACTCAACACCGTGCCCAACCTTTCCCGGATGATCTGGGTCAAGACACCCAAGCCAGGTAACCCTAGCTCTGAGGAGCCAAGCATAAAGGGGGCCCCTGGTTGCAAGCAGGAGCTGCCTGAGCCTGTGGCCTCAGGTGGGAAGCCACGGAAGGGCAAGAGACAGGGTAATCAGGCCAAGAAGAGTGAGGTGAGCCCAGCTTCCCAGTCCCCAGCCTGCCTTGAGACTCCCAGTGCCAAGGGCCAGACCCCTAGCCCCAAGCAGCCAAGCAAGGCCCCAGAGCCTCCCAGAGTGGACAGCTGTGCTGAAGCTGGAGAAGGGAGCCAGGGGACCCGACCAGGACCAGGCTGGGCTGACAGCCCCAAAGCTGACAAGGAGAAGGGCAACTCCTGGCGAAACTGGCCAGGTGAAGCCAAGGCACGGCCTCTGGAGCAGGAGTCTGTACAGCCCCCAGGCCCAGCAAGGCCGCAGAGCTTGCAACAGGGCAAGGGCCGCAGCCGCCGGAGCCGCAACAAGCAGGAGAAGTCAGCCTCCTCCTTGG ACGATGTGTTCCTGCCCAAGGACATGGATGGGGTGGAGATGGATGAGACTGACCGGGAGGTGGAGTACTTCAAGAG GTTCTGTCTGGATTCTGCAAAGCAGACGCGTCAGAAAGTTGCTGTGAATTGGACCAACTTCAGCCTCAAGAAAACCACTCCCAGCACAGCTCAGTGA